From one Caminicella sporogenes DSM 14501 genomic stretch:
- the ffh gene encoding signal recognition particle protein, with amino-acid sequence MIFEGLAEKLQNTFKKLKGKGKLSEKDVKAAMREVKLALLEADVNYKVVKNFINKITQRSIGHEVLESLTPGQQVIKIVNEELTNLMGTTQSKINFASKPPTIIMLVGLQGAGKTTTGGKLGGLLKKMGKRPLLVACDVYRPAAIKQLHVVGEKLDIPVFSMGDKVNPVNIAKAGIEHAKKYGNDVVIIDTAGRLHIDEKLMDELKNIKSEVNPHEILLVVDAMTGQDAVNVAETFNSQLGIDGVILTKLDGDTRGGAALSVRAVTDKPIKYIGVGEKLSDLEPFYPDRMASRILGMGDILSLIEKAQASLDEKKLKNLEKKIRTQEFNLEDFLEQLEQMKNMGPLSQLIEMLPGVSNKQLKNLQIDDKELVRIEAIIQSMTPEERRNPSIIKASRRKRIAKGSGTSVQEVNKLLKQFEQTKKMMKQFSDMEKGLKKGGRFKIPFF; translated from the coding sequence ATGATTTTTGAAGGGCTTGCCGAAAAGCTTCAAAATACTTTTAAAAAACTTAAAGGGAAAGGGAAGTTATCTGAAAAAGATGTTAAAGCTGCAATGCGTGAAGTTAAACTTGCATTGCTTGAGGCTGATGTAAACTACAAAGTTGTTAAAAATTTTATCAATAAAATCACACAGCGTTCGATAGGACATGAAGTATTGGAGAGTCTTACTCCGGGACAGCAAGTTATAAAAATTGTAAATGAAGAATTAACTAATTTGATGGGAACTACTCAAAGCAAAATAAATTTTGCGTCAAAACCTCCTACTATAATCATGTTAGTTGGACTTCAAGGTGCTGGTAAAACTACTACTGGAGGTAAGTTAGGTGGATTGCTTAAAAAGATGGGCAAAAGACCTCTATTAGTAGCCTGTGATGTTTACAGACCAGCAGCTATAAAACAGCTTCATGTAGTTGGAGAAAAACTCGATATACCTGTTTTTTCTATGGGAGATAAAGTTAATCCAGTAAACATTGCAAAAGCAGGTATAGAACATGCAAAAAAATATGGCAATGATGTGGTTATAATAGATACTGCAGGAAGACTTCATATAGATGAAAAATTAATGGATGAATTAAAAAATATTAAATCTGAAGTAAATCCTCATGAGATACTATTAGTTGTTGACGCTATGACAGGTCAAGATGCAGTTAATGTTGCAGAAACTTTTAATTCGCAGCTTGGAATAGATGGAGTTATACTTACGAAGTTGGATGGAGATACACGAGGTGGGGCAGCATTATCTGTTAGAGCTGTTACTGATAAGCCTATAAAATATATTGGTGTAGGTGAAAAACTTAGCGATTTAGAACCATTTTATCCAGATCGTATGGCATCTAGGATACTTGGAATGGGAGATATTCTCAGTCTAATAGAAAAAGCTCAAGCTAGTTTAGATGAAAAGAAATTAAAAAATTTAGAGAAAAAAATTAGAACTCAAGAATTTAATTTGGAAGATTTTTTAGAACAGCTTGAACAGATGAAGAATATGGGACCGCTTAGTCAATTGATTGAAATGCTTCCAGGAGTAAGTAATAAACAGCTTAAAAATTTACAAATAGATGATAAAGAACTTGTAAGGATTGAAGCTATAATTCAGTCAATGACGCCTGAAGAAAGAAGAAATCCTTCAATAATAAAAGCTAGTCGAAGAAAGAGAATTGCTAAAGGAAGTGGAACTAGCGTTCAAGAAGTAAATAAATTGTTAAAGCAGTTTGAACAGACGAAGAAAATGATGAAGCAATTTTCTGATATGGAAAAAGGGTTAAAAAAGGGCGGGAGATTTAAAATACCGTTCTTTTAG